A window from Plectropomus leopardus isolate mb chromosome 3, YSFRI_Pleo_2.0, whole genome shotgun sequence encodes these proteins:
- the LOC121966496 gene encoding guanylate kinase-like has product MSGPRPLVLSGPSGAGKSTLMKKLMKDHEGIFGFSVSHTTRNPRPGEEDGKGLNKLPMLLGATLLPVAAVLSSEDLEKSASLSCPNESETTDKDYHYTTREAMQEAIDNGEFIENAEFSGNMYGTSKAAIEDVLAKNLICILDVDIQGVKRIKETDLNPIYISIQPPSMEILEKRLRDRQTETEESLQKRLEAARMDMELSNEPGVFDVVIINDDLERAYEELKDILSDEIQKVKEAKS; this is encoded by the exons ATGTCAGGACCAAGGCCCCTGGTGCTGAGTGGCCCCTCTGGAGCAGGGAAGAGCACTCTGATGAAGAAGTTGATGAAGGATCATGAGGGCATCTTTGGATTCAGCGTGTCAC ACACAACAAGAAACCCTCGACCAGGAGAGGAGGATGGAAAAG GCCTGAACAAGCTCCCCATGCTTCTGGGGGCTACTTTACTGCCCGTAGCAGCCGTCTTATCCTCTGAAGACTTAGAAAAGTCAGCCTCATTATCGTGTCCAAATGAATCAGAAACCACAGATAAAG ACTACCACTACACGACGAGAGAGGCCATGCAGGAGGCAATTGACAACGGAGAGTTCATCGAAAACGCTGAGTTTTCTGGCAACATGTATGGAACAAG TAAAGCTGCCATCGAAGACGTGCTGGCCAAGAACCTAATCTGCATCTTAGATGTGGACATCCAGGGAGTGAAGAGGATTAAAGAGACTGACCTAAACCCCATCTACATCTCCATCCAGCCTCCCTCCATGGAGATCCTG GAAAAACGtctgagggacagacagacagaaacagaggagaGTTTACAGAAACGGCTGGAGGCGGCACGCATGGATATGGAGCTCA GCAACGAGCCCGGAGTGTTTGATGTTGTTATCATCAATGATGACTTAGAGAGGGCTTACGAGGAGCTGAAAGACATCCTCAGCGAT GAAATCCAAAAAGTCAAGGAGGCCAAATCATAA